CAGCGCCATGACGATCAAAAGGATGTCGGGCGGGATGGGAAAGAACGAGGACTCCGCGAAGGCGAGTGCAAAGAGAGCGACCACGGCATTGTCGGTCTGGGCCCAGGAAACGGTCCAGTCTTTGAGTTCATGAATCCAGTTCATGCGCCTCCTTCTTCACATTGGCCTGCTCCTTTTTCCATCCGAATCTGCCGATGAGTTTGACAAACTGACAGAGATCCAGCTCAGACCGCTCTATCCCTGACGCCCTCTTCACCACCTTGACCAGCCGCTGGGTGCGCATGTCTCCTACGGGAATGACCATTCTGCCGCCGATACGGAGCTGCTTGACCAGATGCTCCGGTATGCCGGGAGCCCCTGCAGAGACCAGAATGGCATCAAAAGGCGACTGGTCCGGCCAGCCGTAGGTGCCGTCACCGATCCGGACGGCCACATTGGAAATCCCGAGGCTGTCGAGCCGGTTCCATGCCAGTTTGGCCAGGGCCGGGATCCGTTCCATGGTAAATACATTTTCAGCAAGACAGGAAAGCAAGGCGCTCTGATACCCTGAACCGCTTCCGATCTCAAGAACCCTTTCCTTCCCGGTCAAATGGAATGACTGGAGGATCAGACCGATGGTGGACGGCTGTGAAATGGTCTGTCCATGTCCGATGGGAAGGGCCTTGTCTTCGTAGGCCCTAAGCTGAAGGGCCTCTTCCACAAACAGATGCCGGGGAATCTTTCGAAAGGCGCCCAGCACCTTAAGGTCGCTGATCCCCGACTCGGGGAGGATCACATCCGCAAGCCTCTTCCGGGCAATCTCAGGATGGGTATACTGAACCATTCTGGAAGATCCTTTTCATCTTGGCGAGGACCGCATGGTGGGTCAGGTCCAGGTGCAAGGGGGTGACTGAAACGTAGCGCTGCTCAATCGCTTCATAATCCGAGTTCTCTCCACGCTTCCAGACCACTTCTTCGCCGCCGATCCAGTAATAAGGCCTTCCCCTCGGGTCCTTTTTTTCCGTCACCGGGTCCTTGAAGACCCTCTTCCCCAGCGTGGTGACACGGACCCCCTGAATCTGGTCCGGCGGGATGTTGGGCACATTCACATTCAGAAAGGTACCCGGCGGAAGACCGTTCCGAAGCACCTTCTCGGCCAGCCGGAGGGTGACCACGGCGGCGGCCTTGAACCGAAGCCGGCCGCTGTTGGTCAGGGATACGGCCATGGATGGGATGCCGAGCAAGGACCCTTCCATGGCCGCTGAAACGGTCCCGGAATAGGTGATGTTATCTCCCAGATTGCTTCCGCAATTGATGCCTGAGACCAGAAGCGACGGGGTCTCCTTGAGGATGGTATGGATACCCAGAGTAATGCAATCCGTGGGGGTCCCATTGACGCTGTAGACATCCTTGCGCAGCGCATGAACCCTCAAGGGCTTGTGAAGGGTCAGAGAATGGCCTGCGGCGCTCCGCTCCCTGTCCGGCGCCACCACCACCGTACGGCCGATCGTACGCAGGACCTGTACAAGCGTCCGGAGACCCTTTGAATCAACTCCGTCATCGTTGGAAACCAGGATCAGCAAAAAAACCTCATTAAAATTAGGGACCTTTCCGTTTTGTTCCAAACAAAAGGGAAAGGTCCCTAATTTTAATTGGTCGGGGCGAGAGGATTTGAACCTCCGACCACCTGAACCCCATTCAGGTACGCTACCAGACTGCGCCACGCCCCGGAAAACCCAACCTTTAGAAAAATCAGCGCTCACCGTCTTTTGATGAATGATCTTACTGAGTCCGCCATTTTATGTCAAGGCTTTTCTCCGGATTGGGTTTTTCCTGCTTGATTCCATGGACTTTTTTTGTTAGGGTAGGCAGGCTATGATGACGTTCGGGGCTTCCGTCCATTCGTCTGACTAAGTGGCCCTATTCGTAAATACGGCGGTATTCGAGTGCCGTAGGGCGGGCTCATCGGCGTTCCGCTCCTTGCGGTGTACCAGAGGGGTACGCCTCAGTCGCGCGCCTTGATGCGCCCGCCCTACGACCCTCTCGGTACGTTACCATATTTACGAACAGGACCACTAAGAAAAGAGAGATAAATCTATGATCCATCTCATGATTTCCACAGGTATCGGGCTCGTTGTTTTTTTTGCGTTATTCTTTTTTAAGATCCACTGGGGGCTTGCACTAGCCGCCTCCACGGCGGCTATGATGGGGACCAACTATCTGCTCGGCCGGCGCATCAACAAGGCCATCACGCAGCTCATGGACCAAGTCAGCCAGGACCTGAAGGGCGGAAGAATGGACCGGGCTGTTCGGACCCTCGAAGGCGGGTTGAAATACGGCCGTTACCAGTTCTTTGTGACCTCCCAGATCCGGTCCCAGATCGGGGTGATCCATTACATCAAGAAGGATTTCAACGCCGCATTCCCCTACCTGAAGCAGTCCTTCATCCGAAACTGGGTGGCCCAGGGGATGCTCGCCGTCCATTACATGCGGAAGAAGGACAAGGAACAGATGGTCAAAACCTTCAACCGGGCATTACGGTACAATCCCAAAGAAAGTCTTCTCTGGAATCTCTATGCGTACTGCCTGCTCCGCATGGGAGACCGGGATGAGGCCATCGAAGCCCTGGTCAAGGCCTCAAAAAAACTTCCAGGCGATGAGAGGATCCAGAGCAACCTCATCAATCTGCAGAACAATAAGAAAATGAAAATGAAGAATTACGGAGAACTCTGGCTTCAGTTCCACCTTGAAAAACTCCCGGGGGCCATCGGCCAGAAACCTCCTCCCTACCCCATCCAGCGCGGAAAACGGGTGATCCGGCGTTAGGGGAAGAAGGGTTCGAGGGTTGAAAAGCCATAGGGTTCTAGGAATCAAGGGGTCAAGGGTTCAAGTGAAATGAAACCAAGCAGAATCTCCAGAGAAGAACACTGGAACCCTTTAACCCTAGGACCCTCGGCCCCTTATGTTTTTAGCACTTCGCTTGACCCCTTGAATCCTTGACCCCTTGACCCCTGATTTTTTCCTCCGCTCTTTTGGAGATGATCTTTATTTTCTTAAGTCTCTGAATTGGCATCCCACTCAAACTCCTCTGGGAAGCGGGAACGCATGTGCGCCTTGGTATATTCCTCGATCTCTCTGGCCGTGGAAAACTTGAGAATTTCATTTGCAAGACGTTTGGATTCCTCCAGGGATACCGATAGAATGATCCTCTTGACCCTGGGGACCGAGACGGGATTCATGCTGAACTCCCGGAGCCCCAGCCCCAGAAGCGCAGGGGCGTAAGTCGGGTCCCCGGCCACTTCACCGCACATGGCCACCGGAATCTTGGCGTCCATGGCCACGGAGATCACATATTTGATCATGCGCATCACGGCCGGGTGGAGCGGCTCGTATAGATAGGCGACATGTTCATTCACCCGGTCGATCGCCAGGGTGTACTGGATCAGATCGTTGGTGCCGATACTCAGAAAATCCACTTCCCTGGCGATCATGTCGGCCACAATGGCGGCGGAAGGGACCTCGATCATCGCCCCCAGCGGGATATTCTCCTTGAACTCCACCCCTTCCCTGCGAAGATCTTCCAGAACCTCGTGAAAGATATTTTTAGCCGTCCGCAATTCCATCACGCCGGAAATGAGCGGGAGCAGGATCCTGAGATTCCCGTAAACGCCGGCCCGGGCAAGCGCCCTGAGCTGGGTCTTGAAGATGTCCTGATGCGCCAGACAGAACCGGATGGCCCGAAGACCCATGGAGGGGTTGGACTCCCTTGAATAGGGGATCTGCATGGAGAGTTTGTCCCCCCCGAGATCAAGCGTCCGTATGGTCATGGCTTCGGGATAGATCATCTCCAGGGTGCTCTTGTAGGCCTGGAATTGTTCCTCCTCGCCGGGAAGATCGGGTCGGTTCAGGAAAAGAAATTCGGTCCTGTACAGTCCGACTCCGTCCGCCCCATGCTCCAGGACACTGCAGACGTCATCAGGGGTCTCAATATTTGCAGAGAGACGGACCCGGCATCCGTCGCTGGTTTCCGCAGGAAGGTGCGTCAGCTTCTGCAGCTCTTTCTCAAAATAGATATAGCGCCTCTGCTTTTCGAGGTACCGGTTGAATGTTTCATTGTCCGGATGGATGACCACGGCGCCGCTGCCGCCGTCAAGAATTATAGGATCGCCGGACTTAACACAAGCCGTGATGTTCCCAATCCCGACGACGGCTGGGATATCCAAAGACCTCGCCATGATTCCCGTGTGGCTTGTCTTCCCTCCCAGATCGGTTGCAAATCCTTTGACGTGCTCCCGGCCCATCTGCATGGTGTCGGCCGGAGTCAGATCGTGAGCGATGACGATGACGTCCTCTTTCAATGAGGAGAGGCTCATGGGAGCATGGCCGGAGAGATTATGCAGTATCCTCTCTCCGACATGAACCACGTCGGAACTCCTCTCTTTGAGATAGTTGTCTTCAATGGATTCGAAAGCGGAAAAAAATTCATCCAGAACTTTCTTCAAGGCGCCTTCAGCGGCGATGAGATCCTTGCGGATAATCTCATGGGTCCCTTCGGTCAGCATTTTGTCCTTCAACATCATGATGTGGCTGTCGAGGATAGAGGCGTGAGACGCCCCGATCCGGCTGCTGAATTGCGTTTTTACGGCTTCAAGCTGTGAGATGGACTTGGAGAGGGCCTGCTCAAAACGCAGGATCTCGGCTTCAACCTGGTCCTGGGGAATCTTGATGATCTCGATCCTGACCTTCTCCCTGCTGAACACAAAGGCCTTCCCGATCGCAACACCCGGGGAAACGCCTATGCCGTGAACCTTCATCTACTCCTCCCCGAATTTGTTGTTCACCAGCATGGCCAGGCTTTCTATGGCCTCATGCTCGTCCGGTCCATGGGCCTCCAGAATCAGTTCCGTGCCTTTGGCTGCGGCAAGCATCATGATCCCCATAATGCTCTTCCCGTTGACCTCGGCATCATCCTTCTTGACCAGGATACGGGAGGCAAAACGACCGGCCATCTCAACGAACATGGCCGCGGACCTCGCATGCATACCTAACTTATTCTGAATCAGGACTTTTGCAGCCTTCAAATCTTTTTTCTCCTCTTCATATCCACCATCCCATGTGAGACAAGCCTTGAGAAAGGATGAGCAGCGCCGCCGCCTGGATCAGGAGGGGCACACCCTTGCGTTCGGCTTTCACGCCGGCCCAGACCAGCAG
This is a stretch of genomic DNA from Nitrospirae bacterium CG2_30_53_67. It encodes these proteins:
- a CDS encoding phosphoenolpyruvate--protein phosphotransferase encodes the protein MKVHGIGVSPGVAIGKAFVFSREKVRIEIIKIPQDQVEAEILRFEQALSKSISQLEAVKTQFSSRIGASHASILDSHIMMLKDKMLTEGTHEIIRKDLIAAEGALKKVLDEFFSAFESIEDNYLKERSSDVVHVGERILHNLSGHAPMSLSSLKEDVIVIAHDLTPADTMQMGREHVKGFATDLGGKTSHTGIMARSLDIPAVVGIGNITACVKSGDPIILDGGSGAVVIHPDNETFNRYLEKQRRYIYFEKELQKLTHLPAETSDGCRVRLSANIETPDDVCSVLEHGADGVGLYRTEFLFLNRPDLPGEEEQFQAYKSTLEMIYPEAMTIRTLDLGGDKLSMQIPYSRESNPSMGLRAIRFCLAHQDIFKTQLRALARAGVYGNLRILLPLISGVMELRTAKNIFHEVLEDLRREGVEFKENIPLGAMIEVPSAAIVADMIAREVDFLSIGTNDLIQYTLAIDRVNEHVAYLYEPLHPAVMRMIKYVISVAMDAKIPVAMCGEVAGDPTYAPALLGLGLREFSMNPVSVPRVKRIILSVSLEESKRLANEILKFSTAREIEEYTKAHMRSRFPEEFEWDANSET
- a CDS encoding protein-L-isoaspartate O-methyltransferase, translated to MVQYTHPEIARKRLADVILPESGISDLKVLGAFRKIPRHLFVEEALQLRAYEDKALPIGHGQTISQPSTIGLILQSFHLTGKERVLEIGSGSGYQSALLSCLAENVFTMERIPALAKLAWNRLDSLGISNVAVRIGDGTYGWPDQSPFDAILVSAGAPGIPEHLVKQLRIGGRMVIPVGDMRTQRLVKVVKRASGIERSELDLCQFVKLIGRFGWKKEQANVKKEAHELDS
- a CDS encoding 5'/3'-nucleotidase SurE → MLILVSNDDGVDSKGLRTLVQVLRTIGRTVVVAPDRERSAAGHSLTLHKPLRVHALRKDVYSVNGTPTDCITLGIHTILKETPSLLVSGINCGSNLGDNITYSGTVSAAMEGSLLGIPSMAVSLTNSGRLRFKAAAVVTLRLAEKVLRNGLPPGTFLNVNVPNIPPDQIQGVRVTTLGKRVFKDPVTEKKDPRGRPYYWIGGEEVVWKRGENSDYEAIEQRYVSVTPLHLDLTHHAVLAKMKRIFQNGSVYPS
- a CDS encoding phosphocarrier protein HPr; amino-acid sequence: MHARSAAMFVEMAGRFASRILVKKDDAEVNGKSIMGIMMLAAAKGTELILEAHGPDEHEAIESLAMLVNNKFGEE